One segment of Arcanobacterium haemolyticum DSM 20595 DNA contains the following:
- a CDS encoding DUF721 domain-containing protein produces the protein MSRIEVAKREAAHKHGDVLPLQILERVRRMAADQGFVRRRSVSRETLAATKPTPIGDAPLVPSPGQEVGSGARPSYRDPKPVFELMKKAIEERGWKSQLDVASVAARWPEIVGESVAANCAVVEFTPDGTLTLKARTVAWETQMRSLLHHLDARLAQELGEGVVKEIVLNGPYVPSWKHGKLSVPGRGPRDTYS, from the coding sequence GTGAGCCGTATTGAGGTAGCCAAACGTGAAGCGGCGCACAAACACGGTGACGTTCTGCCACTCCAAATACTCGAACGGGTCCGTAGAATGGCGGCAGATCAAGGATTTGTGCGTCGTCGTTCCGTTTCACGTGAAACGTTGGCAGCCACGAAACCGACGCCAATCGGCGATGCTCCGCTGGTCCCCAGCCCGGGGCAAGAGGTGGGGTCAGGCGCACGCCCGTCCTATCGCGATCCGAAACCCGTGTTCGAACTGATGAAAAAAGCGATCGAAGAACGCGGCTGGAAATCTCAACTGGACGTGGCCTCCGTAGCTGCTCGCTGGCCCGAAATCGTGGGCGAATCCGTGGCTGCGAACTGCGCCGTTGTTGAATTTACCCCCGATGGAACCCTCACACTCAAAGCGCGAACCGTGGCGTGGGAAACCCAAATGCGGTCGCTTCTCCACCACTTGGATGCGCGCCTGGCGCAAGAATTAGGCGAAGGTGTTGTCAAAGAAATCGTGCTCAATGGGCCATATGTGCCGTCATGGAAGCACGGCAAGCTCTCTGTTCCTGGGCGCGGCCCGCGCGATACCTACAGTTAA
- the gyrB gene encoding DNA topoisomerase (ATP-hydrolyzing) subunit B: MSDEQKTAEDTEQRAGTVAQGTEYNASNITVLEGLEAVRKRPGMYIGSTGERGLHHLVYEVVDNSVDEALAGYASEITVTLLDNGGVKVEDDGRGIPVDIHPTEGVAAVQVVMTVLHAGGKFGNGSYAVSGGLHGVGISVVNALSTRMDTEVRRDGYVWRISYENGVPVAPLEQGEPTDKTGTTQTFWPNADIFETVEFDFDTLRQRFHQMAFLNKSLKITLIDERETAVVEGDEVTGEDDATETKHTQVTYQYDNGLHDYVTHLIKTKKSEPVHEHPIYFEAEDKERVISVEVAMQWTNAYSESLHTFANTINTTEGGTHEEGFRTALTSIINKYARDKAILKEKDANLTGDDIREGLTAVISVKLGEPQFEGQTKTKLGNTEARTFVQQTTYAQLTDWLDMHPSEGKEIIRKAMQAQTARLAARKAREATRRKSVLESAAMPGKLKDCTSRKPEECEIFIVEGDSAGGSAVNGRDPNHQAIMPIRGKILNVEKARLDRALSSDSIQSLITAFGTGVGEEFDIDKLRYHKIVFMADADVDGQHIATLLLTLVYRYMRPLIEHGYIYLAMPPLYRLKWTNAEHEYVFSDKERDIKLEEGLAAGKRLPKAEGQGIQRYKGLGEMNDHELWDTTMNPETRTLKRVSIGEAAATDESFSVLMGEDVASRRSFIQRNAHDVRFLDI, encoded by the coding sequence GTGTCAGATGAACAAAAGACAGCCGAAGATACCGAACAGCGCGCAGGTACAGTAGCTCAAGGTACCGAATACAACGCGTCAAACATTACGGTTCTCGAAGGTCTTGAAGCTGTTCGTAAGCGTCCAGGTATGTACATCGGTTCCACAGGAGAACGCGGTTTACACCACTTGGTGTACGAAGTCGTGGATAACTCCGTTGATGAAGCCCTGGCAGGATACGCCTCAGAAATCACCGTAACGCTACTCGATAACGGCGGCGTGAAAGTTGAAGATGACGGCCGCGGTATCCCTGTTGATATTCACCCAACCGAAGGCGTTGCCGCAGTTCAGGTTGTTATGACCGTCCTTCACGCCGGCGGCAAGTTCGGCAACGGATCCTACGCGGTTTCAGGCGGTCTGCACGGCGTGGGTATCTCCGTTGTGAACGCACTGTCCACCCGCATGGATACCGAAGTTCGCCGCGATGGCTACGTCTGGCGCATTTCCTACGAAAACGGCGTGCCAGTTGCCCCACTCGAACAGGGCGAACCCACCGATAAAACCGGCACCACCCAAACGTTCTGGCCAAACGCTGACATCTTCGAAACAGTCGAATTCGATTTTGACACCCTGCGTCAGCGCTTCCACCAGATGGCATTCTTGAACAAGAGCCTCAAAATTACGTTGATTGACGAACGCGAAACCGCCGTCGTCGAAGGTGATGAAGTAACCGGCGAAGATGACGCAACCGAAACCAAGCACACCCAGGTCACCTACCAATATGATAACGGGCTCCACGATTACGTCACCCACCTGATCAAAACCAAGAAATCGGAACCCGTCCACGAACACCCAATCTACTTCGAAGCCGAAGATAAAGAACGCGTGATCTCCGTAGAAGTTGCCATGCAATGGACTAACGCCTACTCCGAATCACTCCACACCTTCGCAAACACCATCAACACAACCGAAGGTGGAACCCACGAAGAAGGCTTCCGTACCGCACTCACGTCCATTATCAATAAATACGCTCGTGACAAGGCGATTTTGAAAGAAAAAGACGCCAACCTTACCGGTGATGACATCCGTGAAGGCCTCACCGCGGTTATCTCCGTCAAACTCGGCGAACCCCAATTCGAAGGCCAAACCAAAACAAAACTGGGCAACACCGAAGCGCGCACCTTCGTGCAGCAAACCACCTACGCCCAACTCACCGACTGGCTGGATATGCACCCGTCAGAAGGCAAAGAAATCATCCGCAAGGCAATGCAAGCCCAAACCGCGCGTCTCGCAGCCCGCAAAGCCCGCGAAGCAACCCGCCGCAAGTCCGTTCTGGAATCGGCCGCAATGCCAGGCAAACTCAAGGATTGTACCTCCCGCAAGCCAGAAGAATGCGAAATCTTTATCGTTGAGGGTGATTCCGCAGGCGGCTCCGCAGTGAACGGCCGCGATCCAAACCACCAGGCCATCATGCCAATCCGCGGCAAGATCCTGAACGTGGAAAAGGCTCGCCTAGATCGCGCACTCTCCTCGGATTCCATCCAAAGCCTCATCACCGCATTCGGCACAGGCGTTGGCGAAGAATTCGATATCGACAAGCTGCGCTACCACAAGATCGTGTTCATGGCCGATGCAGATGTGGACGGCCAGCACATCGCCACCCTCCTGCTTACGCTCGTGTACCGCTACATGCGCCCGCTGATCGAACACGGCTACATTTACCTCGCAATGCCGCCGCTCTATCGGTTGAAGTGGACCAACGCAGAACACGAATATGTGTTCTCCGATAAGGAACGCGATATCAAACTGGAAGAAGGCCTGGCAGCCGGAAAGCGCCTGCCGAAGGCCGAAGGCCAGGGCATCCAGCGTTACAAGGGTCTTGGTGAAATGAACGATCACGAATTGTGGGACACCACAATGAACCCAGAAACTCGTACGCTCAAGCGCGTGAGCATCGGTGAAGCCGCAGCCACGGATGAATCCTTC